In the genome of Raphanus sativus cultivar WK10039 chromosome 9, ASM80110v3, whole genome shotgun sequence, the window GCTTCTCCGCAAAGCCCAGGTGGAAGAGTTCTACGTTATTACATGGAACTCGCCGAAAGAacagatctttgagatgccgacaGGAGGTGCGGCGATCATGAGGGAAGGTCCGAACTTGCTGAAGCTGGCGAGGAAAGAACAGTGCTTGGCTTTGGGGACAAGGCTTAGGTCCAAGTACAAGATTAACTACCAGTTTTACAGGGTGTTCCCTAATGGTGAGGTTCAGTATCTTCATCCTAAAGATGGAGTTTATCCCGAGAAGGCGAATCCGGGAAGAGAAGGTGTTGGTCAGAATATGAGATCTATTGGGAAAAATGTTAGTCCCATTGAAGTTAAGTTTACTGGGAAACAAAGTTATGATTTGTAAGTtgtgaaaatttaaaacaaaaaatcatgTGGATGTGACtatgtttggttttaatttttaatgggGTTCATCTGAATAAT includes:
- the LOC108834774 gene encoding photosystem I reaction center subunit II-1, chloroplastic, with translation MATQASGLFSSAITTTAASGVKKLHFFTTTHRPRSLSLTKTAIRAEKTDSAAAAPAPAVKEAPVGFTPPQLDPNTPSPIFAGSTGGLLRKAQVEEFYVITWNSPKEQIFEMPTGGAAIMREGPNLLKLARKEQCLALGTRLRSKYKINYQFYRVFPNGEVQYLHPKDGVYPEKANPGREGVGQNMRSIGKNVSPIEVKFTGKQSYDL